A window of Haliscomenobacter hydrossis DSM 1100 contains these coding sequences:
- a CDS encoding anti-sigma factor has product MEQFNIQEYLDSGVIELYVFDQLSEAEREAVEKLAAQYPEIQNEIAEVENAMGAYHTLEGLTPPDYILSNILAETATLPIVTATPEPSLKEVKALPRKRMAWLPIAAAVVGLALAGWMFMEKQTAQQNADKLQQELWALRSKEQDCAKNEQFLQKQLTILSQDGIKKIIVKGGDQPIAAVYWNQNEKAAHLNFLNLQDPGSNKQYQLWAIVAGQPVSLGVVDWAEIQKGLVSFKFDQKPEAFAISLEKQGGSPTPTDVKGAGVV; this is encoded by the coding sequence GTGGAACAATTTAATATTCAGGAGTATTTGGATAGCGGCGTCATAGAGTTGTATGTTTTTGATCAATTGAGTGAAGCCGAACGTGAGGCAGTTGAAAAACTGGCCGCGCAATATCCAGAGATTCAGAACGAGATCGCAGAGGTGGAAAATGCAATGGGTGCATACCATACCCTGGAGGGTTTGACCCCCCCAGACTATATTTTGTCCAATATTTTGGCTGAAACTGCAACTCTACCTATCGTAACTGCAACCCCCGAACCTTCCTTGAAGGAAGTGAAGGCATTGCCCCGAAAAAGGATGGCCTGGTTGCCAATTGCAGCAGCAGTGGTAGGTCTGGCTCTCGCAGGCTGGATGTTTATGGAAAAACAAACGGCACAACAAAACGCGGATAAACTGCAGCAAGAGCTATGGGCCTTACGTTCCAAGGAACAAGACTGTGCAAAGAATGAACAATTTTTGCAGAAACAATTGACGATTCTGAGCCAGGATGGTATAAAAAAGATCATCGTAAAAGGTGGAGATCAACCCATTGCGGCAGTCTACTGGAATCAAAACGAAAAAGCAGCACACCTGAATTTTTTGAATTTGCAAGATCCCGGCAGCAACAAACAATACCAACTTTGGGCTATCGTTGCTGGACAACCAGTAAGTCTTGGTGTCGTGGATTGGGCAGAAATTCAAAAAGGCCTGGTTTCTTTCAAGTTCGACCAAAAGCCTGAAGCCTTCGCCATTTCTCTGGAAAAACAAGGCGGTTCACCAACACCGACAGATGTCAAAGGTGCCGGTGTGGTTTAG